The genomic stretch ATACAGCTATGACAACTACACTTGCTGATTATCCAAATGTGGTTAACTCTACAGCTGCAAATGGATTTATTGATTTTATACCAGCAACAACGGGAATATATTATTTTGGATTTCAGGCTTATTCTGCAGCTAATATGAATAGGCTGTATGTGGATGATATTAATATAGATGTATCTCCTTCATGTAGTGAGCCTACAGCATTGACAGTTACTACGGCTTCAATTACAGCGTCAGGAGCTACAGCTTCGTGGACGGCTCCTGTTACTGCGCCGTCTAATGGATATGAAGTATATTATAGCACATCAAATGTTGCACCTACATCTGCTACGATTTTAACTGCAACAAATTCTGTAACTTCTGCTACAGCTTCTGCTCCAATAACAGGCTTAACCTCTGCTACAATGTACTATGTTTGGGTGAGATCGGCTTGTACGGGGTCTGATAGAAGTGTATGGACATCATCTGTATCTTTTACCACTTTGCCTTCATGCTTTGTACCAACTGCAGTAACGGTTGCTACTGCTTCTATCACAGCATCAGGAGCTACTGTATCTTGGACTGCTCCTTCGACTGTTCCTTCTAGCGGATATGAAGTGTATTACAGTACTTCAAATGTAGCGCCTACTTCTTCTACAGTTTTAAATGCAACAAATTCTGTAACTTCTGCTACGGCTTCTGCTCCAATAACGGGCTTAACATCTGCTACAATGTACTATGTTTGGGTGAGATCGGCTTGTACGGGATCTGATAGAAGTGTATGGACGTCATCTGCATCCTTTACCACTTTGGTTTCATGTTTTGCGCCAACAGCAGTGACCGTTGCTACTGCTTCTATCACATCATCAGGAGCTACTGTATCTTGGACTGCTCCTACGACTATTCCATCTAACGGATATGAAGTGTATTACAGTACTTCAAGTACTGCACCTACTTCGTCTACAGTTTTAAACGCAACAAATTCTGTAACTTCTGCTACAGCTTCTGCTCCAATTGCAGGTTTAACATCTTCTACAGGGTATTTTGTTTGGGTAAGATCTGTATGTATCGGTACTGATAGAAGTGTTTGGACTGCGATTACATCATTTAGTACATTATGTCAGCCACCTGCGTTACTTTCAACTACAGGAGCAACTATTTGTCCTGGAAATACAGCAACTATTTCTGCTACAGCAGCTACGGGAGCTACAATCAAATGGTATGATGCAGCTACTAATGGTACTGTTTTATCAACAGGAGGTTCATTTACAACACCAGCCTTAACAACTAATACTAACTATTGGGTAACCGCATCTACAGGGAGTACTGAAGCTGTGGGAGCAGCAAATCCAGGAGTATTGACAAATGGAGGAACAACTTCTGCAAGCACAAGTTTTTATATGGAAGCCACAGTGACTAATACACCGGTTACTGTACAAAGTGTTGATGTGTTTCCTGGTGCAGTAGGTAGTCAGAGCTCTATTAGAGTATATTTAGGTACGGCTACAACCGCAGTTTATACGATACCGTTCACTTCGAATGTTGCAAGTGGAGGGGTGACACCACAGACTGTACCTCTTAATATTGTATTAAGCCCAGGTGTATACAGGTTTAAAATTGAAGGTGCTGGCAGTTATTACAGAAACTATAGTGCTTCTGGTTCGGTAGGACAGGCTTTCCCTTACGGACAAGGTGATTTTAAATTAACCGGAGGAAGTAATGTAACGACTGGATATTATTTATTCTACAATTTTATTGTTGGAACTAATTGTGAATCTGCAAGACAAGTAGTAGCTGTTACAGCAGATCCTGCTGCATGTCTTGGAACATCTGAAGTGGGAGCTATTAAAAACAATATCAAAGCATATCCAAACCCATTTGCTGATGTCTTGAATATTTCAGACGTAAGCAATGTGAAATCTATCTCGGTAGTAGATATCTCAGGTAAATTGGTAAAGACCTTTGATAAGCCGGAATCTACTCTTCATTTAAGAGAATTAAATTCAGGAATGTATTTAGTTATTCTGAATATGAAAGATGGTTCTAAGCAAACGATCAAAGCAATCAAAAAATAATTTATTTCAAATTTCTTTATAAGAGGCTGGTCAATTGATCAGCCTCTCTTTTTAGTTACAAGTCATGCTTAATACTAATAAAAAAGACTTCCCGTTGTCGGAAAGCCTGATTTTATTTGGTAAATATATGTTGATTAATACTCCCTGGTAATGATCATTTTTCGGTTAACAGAGCTCATTGTGCTAGCGCCGCAACCATTACAAAGTACTCCAAAAGGCTGTATGGTTTGCCCTTTTTTCATCGGTACTGTTACAATTGCAGTAGCACCTGATGTCTGAAGTGAGCTAATTGCGAGAATAGTCATCGTATAATATTGCTCGCTTATTGATCCTGTTGGTGTTACTCCTCCATCATTATAATTTTTATTGATGTAGATTACTCTGTGTGCCGATACGTTTGTTCCAGGTAATCTACCAGTCTCTTGTATTTCTATTCTGTAGATACCAGATGCAGGGCATGTCCATAGACCTGTACCAAGTACAATGTCTCCAGCATAGGTATTTAAATCATTAGATGTAAAGCCTAATGGTTCTGCAATTCCTTGTGTGTACGGTATAGAAGATGATGAAGAAACCGAAAGAATATACGCTAAATTGGCGCGAGTAATAGACACCAATCTGTAAGTAATTCCAGAGGTAGCATTAAGAGAAGTTTTTACAAGCAGTGCCGATTGAAAAGGTAAAAGAGTGATGGTGCTTTTATCATCAATAAGTTCTCCTGCGCTGGTATTAATGGTTAAATTAAAACTATCAGTTTTATTAGTGACATAATATAGTCTTCCCGTCTTGTCAATTGTAGCAGATGACGTTGGTAATGTAAAGGTTCCATCTGCGGTTCCTGACCAATTTATGTAATAATCTGTATCTAATAAGGTGTAGGTATTTGCTGATATACTTGTGTATTCTCCGGCAATAGATCCTTTAACTTGTACTGTAGAACCCGGTAGGGCGGTGTTTACCCCTACAGTCTTGTCTTGCGCAACATATTGCGCATTGGTGAATGCTATACCGCATACCAATCCTAAAATCAATAATATGTTTTTCATTTTTTTTAATAAAAAGTTTTTAAATAAAGTTTTTTGATGAATGATAAAATTATCATTGTGGAGGCGGCCTGGCTAAAGTTATTTTATCAAAAAAAGAAATTGTATTATTTTCTTTATATTTTGTAAGATTTGAACACTCATCATCAGTAAAGCAGCAATGTAAATCTATGCTGTGCAAAAGAGCGATCCATTGACTAGATTGTGTAGTAGGTGTGATGGCTTCCTGGCTTTTCCCTCTTCTATAGACGAAGTAATTTGAAGTATTATTACGGTAAAACTGATCAGGTGGATTTACAGCCTTTAATTTTACTTGTTTAATTATTTTAGCGTTAATGACTGACTTTGGTTTTAACTTTCTGTTTTTTGAAACGTTATTTTTGCTAACCACAACAGTGGTGTCTAATTTTACAACGTGAATCTCATGGATGTTGGTAATGATGGTACTGTCAGAAATATAAAGTTGAGCCGGAAAGACGAGACTACAAAAAATGATGACCAAATAAATTAATTTATCTCGTAAGAACAATAAAGTATTTACAATAGTGTGCTTTTGAATTGTTCTCCTCATAGAGGAAATTTTTATAGATGTTACAGGATTTAAAGATATGAATAAAATACAATAGATAATTCTTTTTTATAAATATTTTTCATTAAAATAAACTATTTATTGTTAAATGTTTTTGTTTTTATTTAAATTTATTTTATTTATGTAAAATTTATTTATCGTTTTTTTGATTTTTTTAACTAAAATCATAATACTGTTTATAA from Chryseobacterium indoltheticum encodes the following:
- a CDS encoding fibronectin type III domain-containing protein produces the protein MAFLTTTTSLNAQAVSTYAFGQSTGTYTPITGGTNMELLSTAVSGFDSQLFHNGTGGLSGTISSGTYNAFPIGFSFSYRGVAYDGFYIGTDGYIKLGSTTGTLAAAAYGTPISTTTTSTDDLISAFGIDLVGGLRATSATRTSGSPTITLTGTSTGMAGNIVVGMRILGTGIPAGTTVTAVSGTAITMSANATSSSTSASVFFAESDNISYVTTGTVGSRVLTVQWKNSARYGGSGDLLNFQIKLYEGTNVIQTIYNNTASTQVTTSGAVEVGLKGLITSSDYNNRTGTATTGWSATTAGTSSASTIPFRGAAATGGAVVPSSGLIFTWTPPTCIAPTALAIIGSSITTSGATASWTAPLSAPANGYEVYYSTSNVAPTSSTVLDATNSVTSTTTSSPISGLSSGTTYYVWVRSVCVGTDRSVWTAVSSFTTYCVSTNVPYTLDFTNVTAPVLPTCTTAVNYGSGNTWITYSPGGTSGFTGNVLNYTYNSSNAANTWFFTQGINLTAGVSYRIKYKYGNASAASFPEKLKVAYGTSATNTAMTTTLADYPNVVNSTAANGFIDFIPATTGIYYFGFQAYSAANMNRLYVDDINIDVSPSCSEPTALTVTTASITASGATASWTAPVTAPSNGYEVYYSTSNVAPTSATILTATNSVTSATASAPITGLTSATMYYVWVRSACTGSDRSVWTSSVSFTTLPSCFVPTAVTVATASITASGATVSWTAPSTVPSSGYEVYYSTSNVAPTSSTVLNATNSVTSATASAPITGLTSATMYYVWVRSACTGSDRSVWTSSASFTTLVSCFAPTAVTVATASITSSGATVSWTAPTTIPSNGYEVYYSTSSTAPTSSTVLNATNSVTSATASAPIAGLTSSTGYFVWVRSVCIGTDRSVWTAITSFSTLCQPPALLSTTGATICPGNTATISATAATGATIKWYDAATNGTVLSTGGSFTTPALTTNTNYWVTASTGSTEAVGAANPGVLTNGGTTSASTSFYMEATVTNTPVTVQSVDVFPGAVGSQSSIRVYLGTATTAVYTIPFTSNVASGGVTPQTVPLNIVLSPGVYRFKIEGAGSYYRNYSASGSVGQAFPYGQGDFKLTGGSNVTTGYYLFYNFIVGTNCESARQVVAVTADPAACLGTSEVGAIKNNIKAYPNPFADVLNISDVSNVKSISVVDISGKLVKTFDKPESTLHLRELNSGMYLVILNMKDGSKQTIKAIKK